The proteins below are encoded in one region of Stenotrophomonas bentonitica:
- a CDS encoding tryptophan 2,3-dioxygenase: MSVDKNQRDLEAGIHTDLEGRLTYGGYLRLDQLLSAQQPLSNPPHHDEMLFIIQHQTSELWLKLLGHELRAAIGFLQNDQVWQCQKVLARSKQVLRQLTEQWSVLETLTPSEYMGFRDVLGPSSGFQSLQYRYIEFLLGNKNAQMLQVFSHDPAGQAQLQQVLDAPSLYEEFLRYLARFGHDIPDGYQARDWQSPHVSDDTLLPVFERIYQNTDRYWREYALCEDLVDLETAFQLWRFRHMRTVMRVIGFKRGTGGSSGVGFLRQALELTFFPELFQVRTTIRNDDPLPPDA, encoded by the coding sequence ATGTCTGTCGACAAGAACCAACGCGATCTGGAAGCCGGCATCCACACCGACCTGGAAGGCCGCCTCACTTATGGCGGCTACCTGCGGCTGGACCAGCTGCTCTCGGCGCAGCAGCCGCTGTCCAACCCGCCGCACCACGACGAGATGCTCTTCATCATCCAGCACCAGACCTCGGAGCTGTGGCTGAAACTGCTGGGGCACGAGCTGCGCGCGGCGATCGGCTTCCTGCAGAACGACCAGGTCTGGCAGTGCCAGAAGGTGCTGGCGCGCAGCAAGCAGGTGCTGCGCCAGCTCACCGAGCAGTGGTCGGTGCTGGAAACGCTGACCCCATCCGAATACATGGGCTTCCGCGACGTGCTGGGCCCGTCCTCGGGCTTCCAGTCGCTGCAGTACCGCTACATCGAGTTCCTGCTGGGCAACAAGAACGCGCAGATGCTGCAGGTGTTCTCGCACGACCCGGCCGGGCAGGCGCAGCTGCAGCAGGTACTGGACGCGCCCAGCCTGTACGAGGAATTCCTGCGCTACCTGGCACGCTTCGGCCACGACATCCCGGACGGTTACCAGGCGCGCGACTGGCAGTCGCCGCATGTCTCCGACGACACGCTGCTGCCGGTGTTCGAGCGGATCTACCAGAACACCGACCGTTACTGGCGCGAGTACGCGCTGTGCGAAGACCTGGTGGACCTGGAAACCGCCTTCCAGCTGTGGCGCTTCCGCCACATGCGTACGGTGATGCGGGTGATCGGCTTCAAGCGCGGCACCGGCGGGTCCAGCGGGGTGGGGTTCCTCCGCCAGGCGCTGGAGCTGACCTTCTTCCCGGAGCTGTTCCAGGTGCGCACCACGATCCGCAACGACGATCCGCTGCCGCCGGACGCCTGA
- a CDS encoding peptide MFS transporter, whose translation MSVDAAAKSVPEPALPEFKTTLGHPRPLWMLFMTEFWERFAFYGIRWALVLYIVSQFFNGDSAGQAAASRTYGAYLALVYAAAIFGGYVADRVLGYQRSILTGAVIMAAGLFMVAMPNKEVFEFGLATIIIGNGLFKPNISTMVGKLYGLKDERRDSGFTIFYMGINIGAMIAPVLTQFLAEKVFGTEAMPSYKMVFIASGIGMLLSLVWFYIGRAGLKGIGAPPAGGEGMGRVVMVFVGSLVAIPVAYFLLSTGATALAWILGIMFVALGALLLVEGIREGKVQRDRVIAMLIIFTFNVMFWMFFEQAGSSFTFLADNIVNRNLGGWTFPTAWFQSVNSVAIIALAPIIAWIWIKLGRANPSIPRKFGLGLLFNGAAFALLMLALSSMVVDGKIPFWTLFMVYVIQSVGELCLSPIGLSMVTKLAPVRLVGFGMGGWFLSTGIGNNLSGIFAGAVSGEGGMTVESALKGYTFGFWALIGSGVVLFLIAPLINKLMHGVK comes from the coding sequence ATGAGCGTAGACGCCGCCGCGAAATCCGTTCCCGAACCGGCGTTGCCGGAGTTCAAGACCACGCTGGGCCATCCGCGCCCGCTGTGGATGCTGTTCATGACCGAGTTCTGGGAGCGCTTCGCGTTCTACGGGATCCGCTGGGCGCTGGTGCTGTACATCGTCTCCCAGTTCTTCAATGGCGACTCGGCCGGGCAGGCTGCGGCCAGCCGCACCTACGGTGCCTACCTGGCGCTGGTGTACGCGGCCGCGATCTTCGGCGGCTATGTGGCCGACCGCGTGCTGGGCTACCAGCGCTCGATCCTGACCGGTGCGGTGATCATGGCGGCCGGTCTGTTCATGGTCGCGATGCCGAACAAGGAAGTGTTCGAATTCGGCCTGGCCACGATCATCATCGGCAACGGCCTGTTCAAGCCGAACATCTCCACCATGGTCGGCAAGCTGTACGGCCTGAAGGATGAGCGCCGCGACTCGGGCTTCACCATCTTCTACATGGGCATCAACATCGGCGCGATGATCGCCCCGGTGCTGACCCAGTTCCTGGCCGAGAAGGTGTTCGGTACCGAAGCGATGCCGTCCTACAAGATGGTGTTCATCGCCTCGGGCATCGGCATGCTGCTCAGCCTGGTGTGGTTCTACATCGGTCGCGCTGGCCTCAAGGGCATCGGCGCGCCGCCGGCCGGTGGCGAAGGCATGGGCCGCGTGGTGATGGTGTTCGTCGGTTCGCTGGTCGCCATTCCGGTGGCCTACTTCCTGCTCTCCACCGGCGCCACCGCGCTGGCCTGGATCCTCGGCATCATGTTCGTGGCGCTGGGCGCGCTGCTGCTGGTGGAAGGCATCCGCGAAGGCAAGGTCCAGCGCGACCGCGTCATCGCGATGCTGATCATCTTCACCTTCAACGTGATGTTCTGGATGTTCTTCGAACAGGCCGGCAGCTCCTTCACCTTCCTGGCCGACAACATCGTCAACCGCAACCTGGGTGGCTGGACCTTCCCGACCGCGTGGTTCCAGTCGGTGAACTCGGTGGCCATCATCGCGCTGGCCCCGATCATCGCCTGGATCTGGATCAAGCTCGGCCGTGCCAACCCGTCCATCCCGCGCAAGTTCGGCCTGGGCCTGCTGTTCAACGGCGCTGCGTTCGCGCTGCTGATGCTGGCCCTGTCCAGCATGGTGGTGGACGGCAAGATCCCGTTCTGGACGCTGTTCATGGTCTACGTGATCCAGTCCGTGGGTGAGCTCTGCCTGTCGCCGATCGGCCTGTCGATGGTGACCAAGCTGGCGCCGGTGCGCCTGGTCGGTTTCGGCATGGGTGGCTGGTTCCTGTCCACCGGCATCGGCAACAACCTGTCGGGCATCTTCGCCGGCGCGGTGAGCGGCGAAGGCGGCATGACCGTGGAGTCGGCGCTGAAGGGGTACACCTTCGGCTTCTGGGCGTTGATCGGGTCGGGCGTGGTGCTGTTCCTGATCGCGCCGCTGATCAACAAGCTGATGCACGGCGTCAAGTGA
- a CDS encoding thioredoxin family protein, giving the protein MRMSALGSSLIVAGLLAACSPSAPTAAPAQPLDTTEQKPPVADPSQPVASGNTPAAADVAAVAALNAQFDPARDPVADLATAKVEAQRGGKRIVLDVGGEWCSWCHLLDAFVEGDAEIRSFRDANYVWMKVNYSEDNENAAFLSQYPQIKGYPHLFVLDAQGKLLHSQFTGELEADKGQPKGYNRDKFVAFMKDWAPPQAP; this is encoded by the coding sequence ATGCGCATGTCTGCTCTGGGTTCTTCGTTGATCGTGGCCGGCCTGCTGGCCGCCTGTTCGCCGTCTGCGCCCACCGCCGCACCTGCGCAGCCGCTGGACACCACCGAGCAGAAGCCACCGGTGGCCGATCCCAGCCAACCGGTGGCCTCGGGCAACACGCCGGCTGCCGCGGACGTCGCTGCGGTGGCCGCGCTCAATGCACAGTTCGACCCGGCCCGCGACCCGGTGGCCGACCTGGCCACCGCCAAGGTCGAAGCCCAGCGCGGTGGCAAGCGGATCGTGCTGGACGTGGGCGGGGAGTGGTGTTCGTGGTGCCACCTGCTGGACGCGTTCGTCGAGGGCGATGCGGAGATCCGCAGCTTCCGCGACGCCAACTACGTCTGGATGAAGGTGAACTACAGCGAGGACAACGAGAACGCCGCGTTCCTGTCGCAGTACCCGCAGATCAAGGGCTACCCGCACCTGTTCGTGCTGGACGCGCAGGGCAAGCTGCTGCACTCGCAGTTCACCGGCGAGCTGGAAGCCGACAAGGGCCAGCCCAAGGGCTACAACCGCGACAAGTTCGTGGCCTTCATGAAGGACTGGGCGCCGCCACAGGCGCCCTGA